From a region of the Sporosarcina ureilytica genome:
- a CDS encoding putative polysaccharide biosynthesis protein, with product MVRRWDMKTFMKGASILTVSAIIVKILSAIYRVPYQNLVGDKGFYIYQQVYPFVGIFIVWTSYGFAVAVSKLLASSQSPGQAKAMMRIAFVYLFLLSITFFGILTGFAPFFAEAMGDAQLTALLRVSAYIVLLMPFLAILKGNFQAYGHMVPVAVSGVGEQASRVIIVIIGTWLVVTSGASLYKAGEIALWGAVIGEATGVLILALYYRRTFTGNAEPVCIWKTIKELTIVSLSVSASSLILLLFQLVDSFTILNYLVSMGIGEQTAMEIKGVYDRGQPLVQMGILIATTLALAIVPLIAHHASKSNGRGAVPFIQMTYRTAFLFGCASTAGLMLILPYVNEMLFETREGSFTLIIFSIQIFWLSLILPLTAILQGAGKIKIPTLLLAGGLMTKGIGNFMLVPLYGITGAAFASNIAFILITVCLFVYFKKIWAIDLAPFRFYGWLFIATLGMVILVLPWMLISDGYLFDQLPTRLSATVIALTSVVIGAVVFLFVILKSRTMAEREWYLLPFGKRLAGIQLRLNQRKGE from the coding sequence ATGGTCCGACGATGGGATATGAAGACTTTTATGAAAGGTGCGTCAATTTTAACAGTCTCTGCAATTATTGTTAAAATACTGAGTGCAATTTATCGTGTGCCTTATCAAAATCTTGTTGGAGATAAAGGGTTTTATATTTATCAACAAGTCTATCCTTTTGTTGGAATTTTCATTGTATGGACATCCTACGGTTTTGCAGTAGCCGTATCGAAATTATTAGCGAGTAGTCAAAGTCCAGGACAAGCAAAAGCGATGATGCGCATTGCATTTGTATATTTATTTTTATTATCAATTACTTTTTTTGGAATACTAACAGGTTTTGCTCCTTTTTTTGCCGAGGCAATGGGAGATGCCCAGTTAACTGCTTTATTAAGGGTGAGTGCTTACATTGTTTTACTCATGCCCTTTTTGGCCATTTTGAAAGGAAATTTTCAAGCGTACGGCCATATGGTCCCTGTTGCTGTTTCGGGCGTTGGTGAACAGGCCAGTCGCGTTATTATCGTTATAATTGGAACGTGGTTAGTCGTTACATCTGGTGCGTCACTTTACAAAGCTGGGGAGATTGCGTTATGGGGTGCTGTTATTGGAGAGGCTACGGGGGTTCTAATCCTAGCGCTTTATTATCGTCGTACGTTTACTGGGAATGCTGAACCGGTATGCATATGGAAAACTATAAAAGAACTAACAATTGTCAGTTTAAGTGTAAGTGCGAGTTCCCTTATTTTATTACTTTTTCAACTAGTAGATTCCTTTACGATATTGAATTATCTAGTATCGATGGGGATTGGGGAACAAACTGCGATGGAAATAAAAGGTGTGTACGATCGTGGACAGCCACTTGTCCAAATGGGTATCCTTATTGCGACAACATTAGCACTGGCCATCGTGCCACTAATAGCCCATCATGCATCTAAATCAAATGGGCGTGGTGCTGTACCGTTTATTCAAATGACATACCGAACGGCCTTTTTATTTGGTTGCGCGTCTACGGCTGGGCTTATGCTTATACTACCTTATGTGAATGAAATGCTTTTTGAAACACGTGAAGGGTCTTTTACCCTTATAATTTTTTCTATCCAAATATTTTGGCTATCCTTAATCCTACCGTTAACAGCTATTTTGCAAGGTGCCGGAAAAATTAAAATTCCAACTTTGCTACTTGCTGGTGGATTAATGACCAAAGGAATCGGAAATTTTATGCTTGTTCCCCTTTATGGGATTACGGGTGCAGCATTTGCAAGTAACATCGCATTTATCTTAATAACAGTTTGTTTATTCGTTTACTTCAAAAAGATATGGGCTATCGATTTAGCGCCATTTCGTTTTTACGGTTGGTTATTCATAGCAACGCTGGGAATGGTCATACTCGTTTTACCGTGGATGCTAATAAGTGATGGATACTTATTTGATCAATTACCAACGCGTTTAAGTGCTACTGTTATTGCTCTAACATCGGTTGTTATCGGAGCAGTTGTATTTTTGTTTGTCATTTTAAAATCTCGTACTATGGCGGAGAGAGAATGGTATTTATTGCCGTTTGGTAAACGCCTGGCGGGTATTCAATTACGACTTAATCAGAGAAAAGGTGAATAA
- a CDS encoding aspartyl-phosphate phosphatase Spo0E family protein, whose product MAKHLGFTHPSVVSCSQRLDTLLNRYQEI is encoded by the coding sequence ATGGCAAAACACCTTGGTTTTACTCACCCGTCAGTCGTCTCATGTAGCCAGAGATTAGACACTTTACTTAATAGATATCAAGAAATTTAA
- the spoVT gene encoding stage V sporulation protein T → MKATGIVRRIDDLGRVVIPKEIRRTLRIREGDPLEIFTAREGEVILKKYSPISELGHFATEYAETLYETLGTPALISDRDEMIAVSGVSKKEYLNRRLSPDVEEIIANRKIVTEKLEKTVEWVPGQIEQVKSYCIAPIIADGDTIGAVYLLSKVHFLGEAEEKAVETAAHFLAKQMEQ, encoded by the coding sequence ATGAAGGCAACTGGAATCGTCCGTAGAATTGACGATCTTGGAAGGGTCGTTATCCCAAAAGAAATTCGAAGAACGCTTCGAATTCGAGAGGGGGATCCACTGGAGATATTCACTGCTCGGGAAGGTGAAGTGATTTTAAAGAAGTACTCCCCGATATCTGAACTTGGACATTTTGCAACAGAGTATGCTGAAACACTATATGAAACGCTTGGGACCCCAGCGTTAATAAGTGACCGTGACGAAATGATTGCAGTTTCTGGTGTATCTAAAAAAGAATATTTAAATCGTCGATTATCGCCCGACGTCGAGGAAATCATTGCAAATAGAAAGATTGTTACGGAAAAACTTGAAAAAACGGTTGAATGGGTTCCTGGTCAAATTGAACAAGTAAAGTCGTATTGTATCGCGCCGATTATAGCGGATGGAGATACAATTGGAGCTGTTTATTTACTATCGAAAGTTCATTTTTTAGGCGAGGCAGAAGAAAAAGCAGTGGAAACGGCTGCACATTTTTTAGCGAAACAAATGGAACAATGA
- the mfd gene encoding transcription-repair coupling factor, with translation MEALINYYEQKNDIHRLVEELKSGNDSQLIAGLSGGAKPVFFQSIQQSIEKPILIVSPNLLQAQRTYENLVKMLGDSYVHLYPAEELVAAEFSVSSYELRAQRIETIDHMVRVGKGVYITPIAGMRRLLPHKKRWLENSLSTKIDDTIDVDLWIEKLTAMNYTRQDMVTAPGEFALRGGILDLYPLHLENPVRIELFDTDVDSIRIFSAEDQRSIGKLESVSILPATEYVWTEEDLQTISEKLEYELSVSLKKVKNEESKELLTMHISHDIALMKEGNVPEGILKYASFANEQPTSLGTYFSTDGIVVFDEIGRITEVLESLEAEEEEWSISLVEEGKIVHSAKLSFTFDEINKMLTQHKLYLSLFIRTIPGITVSKTMTISCKPMQEFHGQMQMLKSELERWQNGNFNVFILADGKERMKKVQSILEDYDIEANLTGRPTETGGIFILDGGLSDGFELPLHRIAVITDAELFKAKPKRRTRTQKMSNAERIKSYSEIKPGDYVVHAHHGIGKYIGIEKMSQGSIEKDYLEIHFKGNDKLYVPTDKIDLIQKYIASGEKEPSLHKLGGTSWKRTKSKVSAAVKDIADDLIKLYAQRESEKGFAFSKDDDLQRSFEDAFPYKETDDQLRSIEEVKQDMENIRPMDRLLCGDVGYGKTEVAIRAAFKAVNDGKQVAFLVPTTILAQQHYETMKERFAGFPIEVSLLNRFRTRKEQTEALKGLKAGTVDVIVGTHRLLSKDVIYRDLGLLIVDEEQRFGVTHKERLKQLKTNVDVLTLTATPIPRTLHMSMLGVRDLSVIETPPADRFPVQTYVMEHNFALIREAIEREMGRGGQVFYLYNRVEDMTKRVDEIKQLVPDARVGYAHGQMSEAMLESTVLSFLEGEFDVLVTTTIIETGIDIPNVNTLIVHDADRMGLSQLYQLRGRVGRSNRVAYGYFLYQRDKVLTEVAENRLQAIKEFTELGSGFKIAMRDLSIRGAGNLLGSQQHGFIDSVGFDLYSQMLQEAIEEKRTGVVKADIPDVEVSLSMTAYIPEEYIRDSFQKIQMYKRVQAIDSEEDYTELVDEMIDRFGDLPFEADLLLRVARLKVWGRIAGVESIKKQKTKIEVRFTPEGTAKTDGAKLLSESMQFGRAIGFSMDGDQLLLTIDEKHTGKQTGFDVLESLMKLLPGSTKETATSKSV, from the coding sequence TTGGAAGCACTTATTAATTATTACGAACAAAAAAATGACATCCATAGACTCGTAGAAGAATTAAAGAGTGGGAATGATAGTCAATTAATCGCGGGCTTATCAGGCGGTGCAAAGCCAGTGTTTTTTCAATCGATTCAGCAATCGATTGAAAAACCAATCCTAATTGTTTCGCCTAATCTTTTGCAGGCACAACGTACATACGAGAATTTGGTGAAGATGCTTGGCGACTCTTATGTACATCTTTATCCGGCGGAAGAATTGGTGGCGGCAGAGTTTTCTGTATCGAGCTATGAGTTACGGGCACAAAGAATTGAAACAATTGATCATATGGTCCGTGTGGGAAAGGGTGTGTATATAACACCCATTGCAGGGATGCGTAGATTATTACCGCATAAGAAACGTTGGTTAGAAAATAGCTTATCAACAAAAATTGATGACACAATCGATGTCGACCTTTGGATTGAGAAATTAACGGCAATGAATTACACGAGACAGGATATGGTTACAGCACCGGGGGAGTTTGCTTTACGCGGTGGGATTTTAGACTTGTATCCCCTTCATCTCGAAAATCCGGTTCGGATAGAGTTATTTGATACCGATGTGGATTCGATAAGGATTTTCTCAGCCGAGGACCAACGCTCCATTGGAAAGTTGGAATCCGTTTCAATATTGCCTGCAACAGAGTATGTATGGACTGAAGAAGATCTACAAACGATTTCAGAAAAGTTAGAATATGAACTTTCGGTAAGTTTGAAAAAGGTGAAGAACGAAGAGTCTAAAGAACTTTTAACGATGCATATCTCACATGACATTGCCTTAATGAAAGAAGGAAACGTTCCTGAAGGTATATTAAAGTACGCTTCTTTTGCAAATGAACAACCGACCTCATTAGGAACTTATTTTTCTACAGATGGGATTGTCGTATTTGATGAGATTGGACGTATTACAGAGGTCCTTGAATCTTTAGAGGCAGAAGAAGAAGAATGGTCCATTTCGTTGGTTGAAGAAGGGAAAATTGTTCATTCTGCGAAGTTATCATTTACTTTCGATGAAATCAATAAAATGCTGACACAACACAAGCTTTATTTATCTTTATTTATCCGAACAATTCCGGGAATAACTGTGAGCAAGACGATGACAATTTCTTGTAAACCGATGCAAGAGTTTCACGGACAGATGCAAATGTTAAAAAGTGAACTGGAACGATGGCAGAACGGGAATTTTAACGTGTTTATTCTTGCTGACGGCAAGGAACGGATGAAAAAAGTACAATCGATACTTGAAGATTATGACATAGAGGCAAACTTAACAGGAAGGCCTACAGAAACGGGCGGAATTTTTATCCTAGATGGTGGTCTGTCAGATGGTTTTGAATTACCACTCCATAGAATAGCCGTAATTACAGATGCCGAATTGTTTAAAGCAAAGCCAAAGCGGCGGACTCGTACGCAAAAAATGTCAAATGCGGAGCGGATTAAAAGTTATTCTGAAATTAAACCGGGTGACTATGTCGTTCACGCCCATCATGGAATTGGAAAGTACATCGGTATTGAAAAGATGTCACAAGGCAGCATCGAAAAAGACTATTTAGAAATTCATTTCAAAGGAAATGATAAACTTTATGTACCGACGGATAAAATAGATTTAATTCAAAAATATATCGCTTCAGGCGAAAAAGAACCATCCTTGCATAAGCTTGGTGGGACATCTTGGAAGCGAACAAAGAGCAAGGTTTCTGCTGCAGTTAAAGATATTGCAGATGACCTCATTAAATTATATGCGCAACGTGAATCCGAAAAAGGATTTGCTTTTTCAAAAGATGATGACTTACAGCGTTCGTTTGAAGATGCTTTTCCATATAAAGAAACAGATGACCAGCTACGCTCCATAGAAGAAGTAAAGCAGGATATGGAAAATATTCGTCCAATGGATCGATTGCTTTGCGGAGACGTTGGTTATGGAAAAACAGAAGTCGCAATCCGAGCAGCATTTAAAGCGGTAAATGACGGAAAGCAAGTAGCCTTTTTAGTACCGACAACCATTCTTGCGCAACAGCATTACGAGACGATGAAAGAACGTTTTGCAGGTTTCCCAATAGAAGTATCTTTGCTTAATCGTTTTAGAACGAGAAAAGAACAGACTGAAGCATTAAAAGGTTTGAAAGCAGGAACGGTGGATGTAATTGTTGGCACGCACCGTTTACTTTCGAAAGATGTCATTTATCGAGACTTAGGATTGCTTATCGTCGATGAAGAGCAACGGTTCGGTGTGACACATAAAGAGCGCTTAAAACAATTAAAAACGAATGTAGACGTGCTTACATTAACAGCAACACCGATTCCTCGAACATTGCATATGTCTATGTTGGGCGTCCGCGATTTATCGGTTATCGAAACACCGCCAGCAGACCGTTTCCCTGTTCAAACTTATGTCATGGAACATAACTTTGCCCTAATACGAGAAGCAATCGAACGTGAAATGGGACGTGGGGGTCAAGTATTTTACTTATACAATCGGGTAGAGGATATGACGAAAAGGGTAGATGAAATTAAACAACTCGTTCCTGATGCACGTGTTGGTTATGCGCACGGACAAATGAGTGAAGCGATGCTGGAGTCAACGGTTTTAAGTTTTCTTGAAGGTGAATTTGATGTTCTTGTAACGACAACGATTATTGAAACGGGCATTGACATACCGAATGTGAACACATTAATTGTGCATGATGCAGATCGAATGGGATTGTCACAGCTTTATCAGCTTCGTGGTCGGGTTGGTCGTTCAAACCGAGTTGCTTATGGTTACTTTTTATATCAGCGTGATAAAGTTTTAACAGAAGTAGCAGAAAACCGTCTTCAAGCGATTAAAGAATTTACTGAGCTTGGTTCGGGCTTTAAAATTGCGATGCGCGATCTATCGATTAGGGGAGCGGGAAATTTATTAGGATCACAACAACATGGATTTATCGACTCTGTTGGATTTGACTTATATTCTCAAATGTTACAAGAAGCGATTGAGGAGAAGAGAACTGGAGTTGTTAAAGCAGATATTCCTGATGTTGAAGTATCCCTTTCTATGACTGCTTATATTCCGGAAGAATACATTCGGGACAGTTTCCAAAAAATTCAAATGTATAAGCGGGTGCAGGCAATTGATAGCGAAGAGGACTATACCGAGCTTGTAGACGAAATGATTGATCGATTTGGCGATTTACCATTTGAAGCTGATTTACTCCTTCGTGTTGCAAGGTTAAAAGTATGGGGACGTATTGCCGGAGTGGAATCGATTAAAAAGCAAAAAACAAAAATCGAAGTGAGATTCACGCCTGAAGGAACAGCTAAAACAGACGGCGCGAAATTGCTAAGTGAATCTATGCAATTTGGGCGCGCTATTGGTTTTTCTATGGATGGCGACCAACTTCTGTTAACGATTGATGAAAAGCATACAGGAAAGCAAACTGGTTTTGACGTTCTCGAGTCATTAATGAAATTACTTCCGGGTTCTACCAAGGAAACAGCTACTTCAAAATCCGTCTAA
- a CDS encoding anti-sigma-F factor Fin — protein sequence MKIHYHCRHCDTEVGSLPFESAAEALALIKKMDAEEEEERFLAYKKDGTLSVRCICEQCEQILQQSPSYYTLKKWLQ from the coding sequence GTGAAGATTCATTATCATTGTAGACACTGCGATACTGAAGTAGGTTCACTTCCATTCGAATCAGCGGCTGAAGCACTTGCACTTATAAAAAAAATGGACGCAGAGGAAGAGGAAGAACGATTCCTAGCTTACAAGAAAGATGGCACATTATCAGTACGTTGTATTTGTGAACAGTGTGAGCAAATCTTACAACAATCTCCAAGCTATTATACGCTTAAAAAGTGGTTACAATAG
- the pth gene encoding aminoacyl-tRNA hydrolase — MKMMIGLGNPGKQYESTRHNIGFHVIDELADRLGATSMQSKFNGMYTIIHRPEGKVMLVKPLTYMNLSGECIRPLMDYYNIEVEDIIVLYDDLDFAPGEMKLRQKGSAGGHNGMKSLIAHLGTDKFKRIRLGIGRPTNGMKVSDYVLSTFGKEELPLINEMVDKSADACMDWLQKPFLEVMNNFN, encoded by the coding sequence ATGAAAATGATGATTGGACTTGGAAATCCAGGAAAACAATATGAAAGCACACGTCATAATATTGGTTTTCATGTAATCGACGAACTTGCAGACCGATTAGGAGCCACTTCAATGCAGTCAAAATTTAATGGTATGTATACGATTATCCACCGCCCAGAAGGAAAAGTAATGCTTGTGAAGCCACTTACTTACATGAATTTGTCCGGTGAATGTATTCGTCCATTAATGGATTACTACAATATTGAAGTAGAGGATATCATTGTTCTCTATGATGATTTAGACTTTGCACCCGGTGAAATGAAACTTCGCCAAAAGGGAAGTGCCGGTGGACATAACGGGATGAAATCACTTATCGCACATCTAGGAACAGATAAATTTAAAAGAATTAGATTAGGAATTGGTCGACCAACAAATGGAATGAAAGTATCTGATTACGTATTATCCACTTTCGGAAAAGAAGAGCTTCCATTAATTAATGAAATGGTCGATAAAAGTGCAGATGCATGTATGGATTGGCTACAAAAACCTTTCCTAGAAGTCATGAATAATTTTAATTAG
- a CDS encoding 50S ribosomal protein L25/general stress protein Ctc, whose amino-acid sequence MSTTIQSELRVAEKQSTLTELRNKGFVPSVVYGYNTEATSISVNERDLIKTLRVTGRNGVMQLLVGEDKLNVVLNDYQADALKGTITHADFLEIDMAEKLEVSVQINLVGESVGEKDGGIVQQPNWEIDIKVKPSDIPETFDIDITELNIGETITVADIREKSKYEILSEDDFALVTITAPRSEEELEALDEVSEDVSAEPEVIGEKEEE is encoded by the coding sequence ATGAGTACAACTATACAATCAGAATTGAGGGTTGCTGAAAAGCAATCAACTCTTACAGAATTAAGAAATAAAGGTTTCGTTCCATCTGTCGTTTATGGATATAATACAGAAGCGACTTCAATTTCAGTTAATGAGCGTGATTTAATTAAAACATTACGCGTAACAGGCCGTAACGGTGTTATGCAACTTCTTGTAGGTGAAGACAAGTTGAACGTCGTGTTAAATGACTATCAGGCTGACGCTTTAAAAGGAACGATTACACATGCTGATTTCCTTGAAATCGACATGGCTGAAAAACTTGAAGTAAGTGTTCAAATTAATCTGGTTGGAGAATCAGTTGGTGAAAAAGACGGCGGCATTGTACAACAGCCTAACTGGGAAATCGATATTAAAGTTAAACCATCTGATATTCCAGAAACATTCGATATTGATATTACAGAATTAAACATTGGCGAAACAATTACAGTTGCTGATATTCGCGAAAAGTCTAAGTATGAAATCTTAAGCGAAGACGACTTTGCACTTGTTACAATTACAGCTCCACGTTCTGAAGAAGAGCTTGAGGCGCTTGATGAAGTGTCTGAAGATGTAAGCGCAGAGCCAGAAGTTATTGGCGAAAAAGAAGAAGAGTAA
- a CDS encoding ribose-phosphate diphosphokinase, with protein MANHYPNNKLKIFSLNSNEPLAKEVADEIGIPLGKCSVTRFSDGEVQINIEESIRGCDVYVIQSTSNPVNEHLMELLIMIDALKRASARTVNVVNPYYGYARQDRKARSREPITAKLVANILETAGATRVIAIDLHAPQIQGFFDIPIDHLVAEPILTEYFKGKGFSKDELVIVSPDHGGVTRARKMADRMKAPIAIIDKRRPRPNVSEVMNIVGQVEGRTAILIDDIIDTAGTITIAANALIESGAKEVYACCTHPVLSGPAIERIDNSKIKELVITNTIELPEEKNSPKIKQLSIAKLLADAIVRVFEKKSVSTLFD; from the coding sequence ATGGCTAATCATTATCCGAATAATAAACTAAAGATATTCTCTTTGAATTCCAACGAACCACTCGCAAAGGAAGTTGCTGATGAAATTGGAATTCCACTGGGTAAATGCTCCGTCACAAGATTTAGTGATGGTGAAGTCCAAATTAACATTGAAGAAAGTATCCGTGGCTGTGATGTATATGTAATCCAGTCAACGTCAAACCCTGTCAATGAGCATTTGATGGAATTACTGATTATGATTGATGCATTAAAACGTGCATCAGCGCGTACAGTGAATGTTGTAAATCCTTATTATGGATATGCCCGCCAAGATCGAAAAGCACGCTCACGTGAACCAATTACAGCTAAACTCGTTGCAAATATACTCGAGACTGCAGGGGCAACTCGTGTGATTGCAATTGATCTTCATGCACCACAAATTCAAGGTTTCTTCGATATTCCAATAGACCACTTAGTTGCAGAACCAATTTTGACGGAATACTTCAAAGGCAAAGGCTTTTCGAAAGATGAGTTAGTAATTGTGTCACCGGATCATGGTGGGGTAACGCGTGCCCGGAAGATGGCAGATCGGATGAAGGCACCTATCGCAATTATTGATAAACGCCGTCCGCGTCCAAACGTTTCCGAGGTAATGAATATTGTCGGTCAAGTAGAAGGTAGAACAGCGATTTTAATCGATGATATTATTGATACAGCAGGAACGATTACAATTGCAGCGAATGCATTGATCGAAAGTGGAGCAAAAGAAGTATATGCTTGTTGTACACACCCAGTGTTATCAGGTCCAGCAATTGAACGTATCGATAATTCAAAGATAAAAGAACTAGTTATAACAAACACGATAGAATTACCAGAAGAGAAGAATTCTCCGAAAATCAAACAACTATCGATTGCAAAGTTACTTGCTGATGCAATCGTTCGTGTATTCGAGAAGAAGTCCGTGAGTACGCTCTTCGATTGA
- the glmU gene encoding bifunctional UDP-N-acetylglucosamine diphosphorylase/glucosamine-1-phosphate N-acetyltransferase GlmU — MSNTYAIVLAAGQGTRMKSDLYKVLHPVCGKPMVAHVIENISHLGANRIVTIVGHGAEKVEETLGNTSEYVLQQEQLGTAHAVQQAEKLIGDLDGTTIIVCGDTPLIRSTTMQKLIEHHKQSAAKATILTAYTEDPTGYGRIIRGENGQVLRNVEQKDATKEEQQVQEINTGTYCFDNRALFEALKKVRNDNAQGEYYLPDVLGILREEGALVTAYATEDFSETLGINDRVVLSEAERVMRLRIAESHMRNGVTIISPENTYISADAKIGRDTVLQPGSMIEGKTMIGSGCIIGPNSQITDSIIGDRTKVHSSVVIESKVGMDTTVGPFAHIRPESDLGNHVRIGNFVEVKKSTFGEGSKAAHLSYIGDANVGSNVNFGCGTIVVNYDGKKKHVTTVEDEAFIGCNANLVAPVEIGKGAYVAAGSTVTKNVPADSLAIGRARQENKDGYVSKLKLN; from the coding sequence ATGTCGAATACATACGCCATCGTTTTAGCGGCAGGTCAAGGTACTCGAATGAAGTCCGACTTATACAAAGTGCTTCATCCTGTTTGTGGAAAACCGATGGTCGCACACGTAATAGAAAACATTAGTCACCTCGGTGCAAATCGTATTGTGACCATTGTTGGACATGGAGCTGAAAAAGTTGAAGAAACTTTGGGGAATACAAGTGAATATGTGCTTCAACAAGAACAGCTTGGTACAGCACATGCAGTTCAACAGGCTGAAAAACTAATTGGTGATTTAGATGGTACTACAATTATAGTTTGTGGAGATACACCCTTGATTCGTTCAACGACAATGCAGAAGTTAATTGAACACCATAAGCAGTCTGCGGCGAAAGCTACAATATTGACAGCCTATACAGAGGATCCTACTGGATATGGACGAATCATTCGAGGTGAAAATGGTCAAGTGCTCCGAAATGTTGAACAGAAAGATGCAACGAAAGAGGAGCAACAAGTACAAGAGATTAATACTGGGACCTATTGTTTTGACAATCGAGCATTATTTGAAGCGCTAAAAAAGGTGCGAAATGATAATGCGCAAGGTGAATACTACCTTCCGGATGTTTTGGGTATTCTTCGGGAAGAGGGCGCATTGGTTACGGCATATGCGACTGAAGACTTTAGTGAAACGCTGGGGATCAACGACCGAGTCGTTTTATCTGAAGCTGAGCGGGTCATGCGCCTACGTATTGCAGAAAGTCACATGAGAAATGGTGTGACAATCATTAGTCCTGAAAATACGTATATCAGTGCAGACGCAAAAATAGGTCGCGATACTGTTTTACAACCAGGATCTATGATTGAAGGGAAAACGATGATTGGTTCAGGTTGTATCATCGGACCGAATAGTCAAATTACAGATAGCATTATTGGCGATAGAACGAAGGTTCATTCTTCGGTTGTGATAGAGAGTAAAGTTGGTATGGACACAACTGTAGGACCATTCGCGCATATTCGTCCAGAGTCGGACCTTGGTAATCATGTGCGAATTGGTAATTTCGTTGAAGTGAAGAAATCAACGTTTGGAGAAGGCAGTAAAGCGGCGCATCTAAGCTATATCGGTGATGCGAATGTCGGTTCAAATGTGAACTTTGGATGCGGTACAATTGTCGTCAACTATGACGGTAAGAAAAAGCATGTAACAACTGTGGAAGATGAAGCATTCATAGGCTGTAATGCGAATCTTGTTGCGCCAGTGGAAATCGGAAAAGGTGCTTACGTTGCAGCTGGATCGACTGTGACTAAAAATGTTCCAGCGGATTCACTGGCAATCGGTCGTGCACGACAAGAAAATAAAGATGGCTACGTTTCAAAACTAAAACTCAACTAA
- the spoVG gene encoding septation regulator SpoVG, which translates to MEVTNVRLKTVETNGRMKAIASITFDEEFVVHDIRVIDGNEGLFVAMPSKRTPDGEFRDVAHPINSDTRLKIQNAVLDAYRLATEEKMDLEEAGIQ; encoded by the coding sequence ATGGAAGTAACAAACGTAAGATTAAAAACAGTAGAGACAAACGGAAGAATGAAAGCGATTGCATCGATAACTTTTGATGAGGAATTTGTTGTTCACGATATTCGAGTAATTGACGGCAATGAAGGATTGTTCGTCGCGATGCCGAGTAAACGGACACCAGATGGGGAGTTCCGTGATGTTGCACATCCAATCAATTCTGATACACGATTAAAAATTCAAAACGCAGTACTTGACGCTTACCGTTTAGCTACTGAAGAAAAAATGGATCTTGAAGAAGCAGGCATACAGTAA
- a CDS encoding RidA family protein, giving the protein MKYVATDKAPAAIGPYAQAVTVNGMIYTSGQIPLTADGSLVEGTVEEQTEQVFANLKAVLEEANSSLDNVVKATVFITNMDDFATINDIYAKHFGTHTPARSCVQVSRLPKDVQVEIEVIALIND; this is encoded by the coding sequence ATGAAATATGTAGCTACAGACAAAGCACCAGCGGCAATTGGCCCTTATGCGCAAGCAGTCACTGTCAATGGAATGATTTATACGTCAGGACAAATCCCATTGACTGCAGATGGTTCACTTGTTGAGGGAACGGTTGAGGAGCAAACAGAGCAAGTTTTTGCAAATTTAAAGGCGGTCTTGGAAGAGGCGAATTCATCATTAGATAACGTTGTTAAAGCCACTGTTTTTATTACAAATATGGACGATTTCGCTACCATTAACGATATTTATGCAAAACATTTCGGTACCCATACGCCAGCTCGTTCATGCGTACAAGTATCTAGATTGCCAAAAGACGTACAAGTTGAAATCGAAGTCATCGCGTTGATTAATGATTAA